A single region of the Nocardioides ochotonae genome encodes:
- the treS gene encoding maltose alpha-D-glucosyltransferase, translating to MGQSPEGDPFPDDQTSTPDWFKTAVFYEVLVRSFRDSNGDGIGDFRGLTEKLDYLQWLGVDCLWLPPFFSSPLRDGGYDVSDYTNILPEIGTVEDFHHFLDEAHARGMRVIIDFVMNHTSDQHPWFQASREDPDGPYGDFYVWSDTDELYSEARIIFVDTEPSNWTWDPVRQQYYWHRFFSHQPDLNFDNPAVHDAILEAIAFWFDMGLDGFRLDAVPYLYERPGTNGENLPETHDFLKKVRRYVDEKYPGKVLLAEANQWPSDVVDYFGDYESGGDECHMCFHFPVMPRIFMAVRRESRFPISEILDQTPPIPSGCQWGIFLRNHDELTLEMVTDEDRDYMWNEYAKDPRMKANIGIRRRLAPLLDNDINQMELFCALLLSLPGSPVLYYGDEIGMGDNIWLGDRDGVRTPMQWTPDRNAGFSSATPGKLHLPLNHDPVYGFQSVNVEAQLENTSSLLHWTRRMIHARRNHAAFGLGSFVDLGGSNPSVLSYAREHERSDGSRDVIVCVNNLSRFPQPVELDLRRFEGMIPVELLGGVPFPRIGELPYLLTLSGYGFYWFRLSESDKNEEATLL from the coding sequence ATGGGCCAGAGCCCCGAGGGCGACCCGTTCCCCGACGACCAGACGAGCACGCCGGACTGGTTCAAGACCGCGGTGTTCTACGAGGTCCTGGTGCGCTCGTTCCGCGACTCCAACGGCGACGGCATCGGCGACTTCCGCGGCCTCACCGAGAAGCTGGACTACCTCCAGTGGCTCGGCGTGGACTGCCTGTGGCTGCCGCCGTTCTTCTCCTCGCCGCTGCGCGACGGCGGCTACGACGTCTCCGACTACACCAACATCCTCCCCGAGATCGGGACGGTCGAGGACTTCCACCACTTCCTCGACGAGGCGCACGCGCGCGGCATGCGCGTGATCATCGACTTCGTCATGAACCACACCAGCGACCAGCACCCGTGGTTCCAGGCCAGCCGAGAGGACCCGGACGGGCCGTACGGCGACTTCTACGTCTGGTCCGACACCGACGAGCTCTACTCCGAGGCCCGGATCATCTTCGTCGACACCGAGCCCTCGAACTGGACCTGGGACCCGGTGCGCCAGCAGTACTACTGGCACCGGTTCTTCAGCCACCAGCCCGACCTCAACTTCGACAACCCCGCGGTCCACGACGCGATCCTCGAGGCCATCGCGTTCTGGTTCGACATGGGCCTGGACGGCTTCCGCCTCGACGCCGTGCCGTACCTCTACGAGCGGCCCGGCACCAACGGCGAGAACCTCCCCGAGACCCACGACTTCCTCAAGAAGGTGCGTCGCTACGTCGATGAGAAGTACCCCGGCAAGGTGCTGCTGGCCGAGGCCAACCAGTGGCCCTCCGACGTCGTGGACTACTTCGGCGACTACGAGTCCGGCGGCGACGAGTGCCACATGTGCTTCCACTTCCCGGTGATGCCGCGCATCTTCATGGCGGTGCGCCGGGAGTCGCGGTTCCCGATCTCGGAGATCCTCGACCAGACGCCGCCGATCCCGAGCGGCTGCCAGTGGGGCATCTTCCTGCGCAACCACGACGAGCTGACCCTGGAGATGGTCACCGACGAGGACCGCGACTACATGTGGAACGAGTACGCCAAGGACCCGCGGATGAAGGCCAACATCGGCATCCGCCGGCGCCTGGCGCCGTTGCTGGACAACGACATCAACCAGATGGAGCTGTTCTGCGCGCTGCTGCTGTCGCTGCCCGGCTCGCCGGTCCTCTACTACGGCGACGAGATCGGCATGGGCGACAACATCTGGCTCGGTGACCGCGACGGCGTGCGGACCCCGATGCAGTGGACGCCGGACCGCAACGCCGGGTTCTCCTCGGCGACCCCGGGCAAGCTGCACCTGCCGCTGAACCACGACCCGGTCTACGGCTTCCAGTCCGTCAACGTCGAGGCCCAGCTGGAGAACACCTCCTCGCTGCTGCACTGGACGCGCCGGATGATCCACGCGCGCCGCAACCACGCGGCGTTCGGGCTCGGCTCCTTCGTGGACCTGGGCGGGTCCAACCCCTCGGTCCTCAGCTATGCCCGCGAGCACGAGCGCAGCGACGGCAGCCGCGACGTGATCGTGTGCGTCAACAACCTCTCCCGATTCCCCCAGCCCGTCGAGCTGGACCTGCGCCGTTTCGAGGGGATGATCCCCGTCGAGCTGCTCGGGGGCGTGCCGTTCCCCCGCATCGGCGAGCTGCCCTACCTGCTCACGCTGAGCGGCTACGGCTTCTACTGGTTCCGGCTCTCCGAGTCCGACAAGAACGAGGAGGCGACGTTGCTGTGA